A single genomic interval of Rosistilla ulvae harbors:
- a CDS encoding SMP-30/gluconolactonase/LRE family protein yields the protein MNIARPLTTAIALLLLASFAAAQPKTRQAESYPQHPDALLKEGVPVGTITKGVFNASQIYPGTVRDYWVYVPKQYDGSKPAALMVFQDGGGYARREGGYRIPNIFDNLIAAGEMPVTIAVFINPGVVPAPNDNAQSRFNRSYEYDSVDDSYANFLIDEMLPFVEKEHNVQLTDDPNLRAICGSSSGGICAYNVAWQRPDHFRRVFTTVGTYVGLRGGHELATLVRKTEPKPLRIYLQDGSNDLNIYAGDWWMANQTLLRALQWAGYEVEHTWGEGFHSSKHGTAIMPDVMRWLWKDFDTQPVSTHLDRSNSEANKFLVDGEGWELVSEGHKWAEGLAVTDDGTLYFTDVPASELYKVTPDGEVSLIVSDTGKTNGISLGPDGRLYGAASGARQIRAWDLKTLEMEVIAEGTTSNDIVVRHDGTIYYTDPPAGKIWSLDAKTRERKAVDNFKDCNGIGLSADQTQLFVGHFPGRFINAFQIADDGSLKYKQPYFHLEIPAADPRGLLDGMCVSQDGWLISTTAMGVQICDQPGRSHLILPMPPGSRRPSYATFGGPDRKTLYVANVDKIYRRKTQLVGADNWKQPVKPPKPRL from the coding sequence ATGAACATAGCACGCCCGTTAACGACCGCCATCGCGCTGCTGTTGCTCGCCAGCTTCGCCGCCGCGCAACCGAAGACCCGCCAGGCGGAAAGCTATCCGCAGCATCCCGACGCTTTGCTCAAAGAAGGGGTTCCTGTCGGCACGATCACCAAGGGCGTGTTCAATGCTTCGCAGATCTATCCTGGAACGGTCCGCGATTATTGGGTCTATGTCCCCAAGCAATACGACGGATCCAAACCGGCAGCATTGATGGTCTTCCAAGACGGCGGTGGATACGCTCGCCGCGAGGGAGGCTACCGGATTCCGAACATCTTCGACAATCTGATCGCCGCCGGCGAGATGCCAGTTACGATCGCCGTCTTCATCAATCCCGGTGTCGTTCCCGCCCCCAACGACAACGCACAATCGCGATTCAATCGGTCGTATGAATACGACAGCGTCGACGATAGCTACGCCAACTTTCTGATCGACGAGATGCTGCCGTTTGTCGAGAAGGAACACAACGTTCAACTGACCGACGATCCCAATCTCCGCGCGATCTGCGGCAGCAGCTCCGGCGGCATCTGCGCCTACAACGTCGCTTGGCAGCGCCCCGATCATTTCCGCCGCGTCTTCACCACTGTCGGAACCTATGTCGGACTCCGCGGCGGACACGAACTGGCGACGCTGGTCCGCAAGACCGAACCGAAGCCGCTGCGGATTTACCTGCAGGACGGATCGAACGATCTGAACATCTACGCCGGCGATTGGTGGATGGCCAACCAGACTCTGTTGCGAGCGTTGCAGTGGGCTGGATATGAAGTCGAGCACACCTGGGGCGAAGGATTTCACAGTAGCAAGCATGGCACAGCGATCATGCCCGACGTGATGCGTTGGTTGTGGAAAGACTTTGATACCCAACCGGTTAGCACGCATCTGGACCGATCCAACAGCGAAGCCAACAAATTCCTTGTCGATGGCGAAGGCTGGGAACTGGTTAGCGAAGGGCACAAGTGGGCCGAGGGCTTGGCGGTGACCGACGACGGTACGCTCTACTTTACCGACGTCCCGGCGAGCGAACTTTATAAGGTCACGCCCGACGGCGAGGTCAGCCTGATCGTCTCCGATACCGGAAAAACCAACGGGATCTCCCTGGGCCCCGACGGCCGACTGTATGGTGCCGCCAGCGGTGCCCGCCAGATCCGCGCCTGGGATTTGAAGACCCTTGAGATGGAAGTCATCGCCGAGGGGACGACCAGCAACGACATCGTCGTCCGCCACGACGGCACGATCTATTACACCGATCCGCCAGCCGGCAAGATCTGGTCGCTCGACGCGAAGACGCGCGAGCGGAAGGCTGTCGACAATTTCAAAGACTGCAACGGGATTGGACTCAGCGCCGATCAGACTCAGTTGTTTGTCGGCCACTTCCCCGGGCGGTTCATCAACGCATTTCAGATCGCCGACGATGGATCGCTGAAATACAAGCAGCCCTATTTCCACTTGGAGATCCCCGCCGCCGATCCTCGCGGGTTGTTGGATGGGATGTGTGTCTCCCAAGATGGTTGGCTGATTTCCACAACGGCGATGGGCGTTCAGATCTGCGACCAACCGGGACGCTCGCATCTGATTTTGCCAATGCCTCCAGGTTCGCGACGTCCTAGCTACGCGACGTTTGGCGGTCCCGATCGCAAGACGCTGTACGTGGCCAATGTGGACAAGATCTATCGTCGCAAAACGCAGTTAGTCGGTGCCGACAACTGGAAACAACCCGTCAAACCACCCAAGCCACGACTGTAG
- a CDS encoding Hsp70 family protein gives MTTPKHLAVGIDLGTTFSSLAYLDSDGRPQTVPNAEGDLTTPSAVFFDRSRPVVGCEAIEAGTIEPERLALFAKRDVGEQAYEKQIRGESLPPEVVQALVLKKLIDDAQPRLGQITKAVVTVPAFFNEPCRKATQDAGRLIGLEILDIINEPTAAAIAYGVQSGFLASDGTSEHRRRVLVYDLGGGTFDVTVMEIDGMQYRALATAGDVYLGGIDWDARIVDYACEQFMLQHDCDPRDDPALAQELTKKATLAKHALCQRDEFPIVFTHEGHRFKLPLSREKFEFLTSDLVDRTILTMQMAVRDARLSMGELSRIILVGGSTRMPMIQAAVEAATGQQVDRTLSPDEAIGQGAALYAGLLLRSGGSKIAGMSVSNVNSHDLGVLAIENATGRPRRQIMIPRNNALPAKRTVRFRTHQPDQSSVKIQVVEGGDDSGNDATQIGNCVIDELPDSLPQGTSVDVQFRYSGDGRLRVTATMPDIDRQVRLTLNRDAGLTPDTFDYWRQRIADGMPDSSVDSLSPSQKSEPSRGLDSPEDSSDDQATEFALRTDAKHVGKKHKVAPPQEAAIVAQEAVNSTPESASPAPPMPDFSSLKSMAKKKK, from the coding sequence ATGACGACTCCAAAACATCTTGCGGTTGGGATCGATCTGGGGACTACGTTTTCATCACTCGCCTACTTGGACAGCGACGGGCGACCGCAGACCGTTCCCAATGCCGAGGGTGATCTGACAACCCCCAGTGCCGTCTTCTTCGACCGATCGCGACCGGTGGTTGGGTGCGAGGCGATCGAGGCGGGGACGATCGAACCGGAGCGGTTGGCCTTGTTTGCCAAGCGGGATGTTGGAGAGCAGGCTTATGAAAAACAGATTCGCGGTGAATCGCTTCCGCCCGAAGTCGTTCAAGCGTTGGTCTTGAAGAAGTTGATCGACGACGCACAGCCGCGACTGGGGCAGATTACCAAAGCGGTGGTGACAGTTCCCGCCTTCTTCAACGAACCGTGCCGCAAGGCGACGCAGGATGCCGGCCGTTTGATCGGTTTGGAAATTCTGGACATCATCAACGAACCGACCGCCGCGGCGATCGCGTATGGCGTGCAGTCGGGATTCCTGGCCAGCGATGGGACCAGCGAACATCGCCGCCGCGTGCTGGTCTACGATCTTGGCGGCGGGACGTTTGACGTGACGGTGATGGAAATCGATGGGATGCAGTACCGGGCGTTGGCAACCGCCGGGGATGTCTATCTCGGTGGCATCGACTGGGACGCACGGATCGTCGACTACGCCTGTGAACAGTTCATGCTGCAGCACGATTGCGATCCGCGTGACGATCCCGCGTTGGCTCAAGAGTTGACCAAGAAGGCGACGTTGGCAAAACACGCGTTGTGTCAGCGCGATGAGTTCCCGATCGTGTTCACTCACGAAGGGCATCGGTTCAAGCTGCCGCTGTCGCGAGAGAAGTTTGAGTTTTTGACATCGGACCTTGTCGACCGCACGATCCTGACGATGCAGATGGCGGTCCGCGATGCTCGGCTGTCGATGGGGGAACTGTCGCGGATCATCCTTGTCGGCGGATCGACTCGGATGCCGATGATCCAGGCGGCTGTCGAAGCGGCGACGGGGCAGCAGGTCGACCGCACGTTGTCTCCCGACGAAGCGATTGGGCAGGGAGCGGCATTGTACGCGGGTTTGTTGCTGCGCAGCGGAGGGAGCAAGATCGCGGGGATGTCGGTCAGTAACGTCAACTCCCACGACCTGGGCGTCTTGGCGATCGAAAACGCGACCGGACGGCCGCGGCGGCAGATCATGATCCCTCGCAACAACGCACTGCCGGCTAAACGAACGGTTCGCTTTCGCACCCACCAGCCCGACCAAAGCAGCGTCAAAATCCAGGTCGTCGAAGGGGGAGACGATAGCGGCAACGACGCCACGCAGATCGGAAACTGCGTGATCGACGAACTGCCCGATTCGCTGCCGCAGGGAACTTCGGTCGATGTTCAGTTTCGCTACAGCGGCGATGGACGCTTGCGGGTGACGGCGACGATGCCCGATATCGATCGCCAGGTTCGCTTGACTCTGAATCGCGATGCTGGCCTGACGCCCGACACCTTCGATTATTGGCGGCAGCGAATCGCCGACGGGATGCCCGACAGTTCGGTCGATTCCCTCTCGCCGTCGCAAAAGAGTGAACCTTCGAGGGGCCTGGACAGTCCAGAAGATTCGAGCGACGATCAAGCAACGGAGTTTGCCTTGCGAACCGATGCCAAGCATGTTGGCAAGAAGCACAAGGTGGCCCCGCCCCAAGAAGCTGCGATCGTTGCCCAGGAAGCTGTAAATTCGACTCCCGAATCAGCCTCTCCAGCTCCCCCGATGCCCGATTTTTCGTCGCTGAAAAGCATGGCGAAGAAGAAAAAATAG
- a CDS encoding alpha/beta hydrolase, with product MQHVKSMALTASLIVCWATTSLGQSDGPANHAPALGIYERVQRDDQNQDGMVSRDEFRGPLRLFDRLDRDGDDMLTRKDFSMQPRRERSGMKTLDDVQVMRDVVYGQGGGRDLTMHLVLPKEPADQPLPVYVWLHGGGWMAGNKDGGVQQVIPAVRSGFVGATIEYRLSGEAIFPAQIEDCKCAIRYLRANAKKYNIDVKRIAVGGSSAGGHLAALIGTSAGAADLEGIGGWADQRSDVQAVVDLYGPTDLVQFVQTPGYESHARSNSPETRLLGGEVLKRLDAAEKANPIHYVDESDPPFLIIHGSNDRTVPANQSEAIYKALQGAGVDSKLHLIEGAGHGGREFAEPEIREMQLEFLLRTVGSQSSQE from the coding sequence GACAATCCGATGGACCGGCGAACCACGCTCCAGCTCTAGGGATCTATGAACGCGTGCAGCGCGACGATCAGAACCAAGATGGAATGGTCAGCCGCGATGAGTTTCGCGGACCGTTGCGATTGTTTGATCGATTGGATCGCGATGGGGATGACATGCTCACTCGCAAGGACTTTTCAATGCAGCCGCGCCGAGAACGCTCTGGCATGAAGACCCTCGATGACGTCCAAGTGATGCGCGATGTGGTGTATGGACAAGGTGGCGGACGCGACCTGACGATGCATCTGGTGCTGCCCAAAGAACCAGCGGATCAACCGCTGCCGGTCTACGTCTGGCTCCACGGAGGTGGTTGGATGGCAGGCAACAAGGATGGCGGCGTTCAGCAGGTGATTCCGGCGGTGCGCAGCGGGTTTGTGGGGGCGACGATCGAGTATCGGTTGTCGGGGGAAGCGATCTTTCCGGCGCAGATCGAAGACTGCAAGTGTGCGATCCGCTACCTGCGAGCGAATGCAAAAAAATACAATATCGATGTCAAGCGAATCGCGGTGGGGGGCAGTTCCGCAGGTGGTCATTTGGCGGCGTTGATCGGGACTTCGGCGGGCGCTGCGGATTTGGAAGGGATCGGCGGTTGGGCGGATCAGCGAAGCGATGTGCAAGCGGTTGTCGATCTCTATGGCCCGACCGACCTGGTGCAGTTCGTCCAAACACCCGGCTACGAATCGCATGCGCGATCGAACTCGCCCGAAACGAGACTGCTGGGGGGCGAAGTCCTCAAGCGACTCGATGCCGCTGAAAAAGCGAATCCGATCCACTACGTCGACGAAAGCGATCCTCCCTTTCTGATCATTCACGGCAGCAACGATCGAACGGTTCCAGCGAATCAAAGCGAAGCGATCTACAAGGCGTTGCAGGGGGCGGGAGTCGACAGCAAACTGCATCTGATCGAAGGGGCGGGGCACGGCGGTCGCGAATTTGCCGAACCGGAGATCCGCGAGATGCAGTTGGAGTTTCTGTTGCGGACGGTGGGATCCCAATCGTCGCAAGAATAG
- the trkA gene encoding Trk system potassium transporter TrkA yields MQAIILGAGTVGTWIADLLCRARHSVTVIDSNPEEVRRINAELDVRAIHGSGSQSTVLFQADICGADICLAVTGDDEVNIVAASMAKALGARRAIARVYAPAFRDMSTFDYQQHFNIDRLLSLEQLSATELARSIRNPGSIPLEHFARGQLEVYELTVAIKAPAVGKPLRELKLSHGVRIGSISRQGRRWIAGGEDEIHAGDSISLIGFPKDVAEARAQFAPESTRIPRRNVIIAGGGETGYHLAQSLNKSEYRILILDEDPQRCEHLATLLPSATVVTANANRRSVLEDEGVGKADYFVACTGNDENNIMAGVEARELGAHKVMAVVGRPDYANVVAKLGIDVAVSERDAVARQVMGFMNDGPIISQSQLPEGSIGVYEIEIDEDVPVTKAPLMQLPLSGRCLIAAIMRDGFVRVPTAKDQLRLGDVIVALIDQNTLDSTISLFKVG; encoded by the coding sequence GGATTGCCGATCTATTATGTCGCGCCCGACACAGCGTCACGGTGATCGACAGTAACCCCGAAGAGGTCCGGCGGATCAATGCCGAACTGGATGTCCGGGCGATCCACGGCAGCGGATCGCAGAGCACGGTCTTGTTCCAAGCCGACATTTGCGGAGCCGATATCTGTCTGGCGGTGACCGGCGACGATGAAGTCAATATCGTGGCGGCCAGCATGGCCAAGGCGCTTGGCGCGCGGCGGGCGATCGCTCGAGTCTACGCTCCCGCGTTCCGCGACATGAGCACTTTCGATTACCAACAGCACTTCAACATCGATCGGCTGTTGAGTCTCGAGCAGCTCTCGGCGACCGAATTGGCTCGCAGTATTCGCAACCCGGGGTCGATCCCGTTGGAGCACTTTGCTCGCGGGCAATTGGAAGTCTACGAATTGACGGTGGCGATCAAAGCTCCCGCCGTCGGCAAACCGCTTCGCGAATTGAAGCTCAGCCACGGCGTGCGGATCGGTTCGATCTCGCGTCAAGGTCGACGTTGGATCGCCGGTGGTGAAGACGAGATCCACGCCGGCGATTCGATCAGCCTGATCGGATTCCCCAAAGACGTCGCCGAAGCCAGGGCTCAGTTCGCTCCCGAATCGACTCGCATCCCCCGTCGCAACGTGATCATCGCCGGCGGTGGCGAGACTGGATACCATCTGGCTCAATCGCTTAACAAGTCAGAGTACCGGATCTTGATCTTGGATGAAGATCCGCAACGCTGCGAGCACCTCGCCACGCTGCTGCCATCGGCGACCGTGGTCACCGCCAACGCCAATCGCCGCTCGGTTTTGGAAGACGAAGGAGTCGGCAAGGCGGACTATTTTGTCGCCTGCACCGGCAACGATGAGAACAACATCATGGCGGGCGTCGAAGCGCGAGAACTCGGGGCGCACAAGGTGATGGCGGTCGTTGGCCGTCCCGACTATGCCAACGTCGTCGCCAAGCTGGGCATCGATGTGGCGGTCAGCGAACGCGATGCGGTCGCTCGTCAGGTGATGGGCTTCATGAACGATGGCCCGATCATTTCGCAGAGTCAATTGCCCGAGGGATCGATCGGCGTCTACGAGATCGAAATCGACGAAGACGTTCCGGTCACCAAGGCTCCGCTGATGCAATTGCCGCTGTCGGGCCGCTGCCTGATCGCCGCGATCATGCGCGACGGCTTTGTCCGTGTTCCGACGGCGAAAGACCAGCTGCGCCTCGGTGATGTAATCGTTGCCCTGATCGACCAGAATACGCTCGATTCCACGATCTCGCTGTTTAAAGTGGGATGA
- a CDS encoding RAD55 family ATPase, translating into MPERLSTGNPTLDQMLGGGLLPGTLTVVAGATGIGKTQLGISYLFAGSSQNEPQGAMLDLSARGDSQNHAGYAQRLFDADWRSVAPDTMPSGSGNEWVFDSEVRMPNSLNMLGYSGRRVVRDQMDPDQWNEWQRQLNRSLNKMIGFLYGHLVRGTRRFVIDGIEPSDRPEDSLQMELFEYAYHRVMRQEHDWVARDLLRQDFRHFADQVTAHAYSNSEAACLLLCTTPESMLDQLIDRPLANGDLGALANTLIYMGKIRDGLQMRRGLYIAKHRGSQCDDNVRLFEIDEAGLQLSAG; encoded by the coding sequence ATGCCCGAACGCCTCTCCACCGGAAATCCAACACTCGATCAAATGCTCGGCGGCGGTTTGCTGCCAGGAACGCTAACGGTTGTCGCGGGGGCGACCGGGATCGGCAAGACGCAGCTTGGAATCAGTTATCTGTTTGCCGGCAGCTCGCAAAACGAACCGCAAGGCGCGATGTTGGATCTGAGTGCGCGAGGCGATTCGCAAAACCACGCCGGTTATGCCCAGCGACTGTTCGATGCCGATTGGCGCAGCGTCGCCCCCGATACGATGCCGTCGGGATCGGGCAATGAATGGGTGTTTGATTCGGAAGTGCGGATGCCCAACTCGCTGAACATGTTGGGGTATTCCGGACGCCGCGTGGTCCGCGATCAAATGGATCCCGATCAATGGAACGAGTGGCAGCGGCAATTGAACCGCAGCCTGAACAAGATGATTGGATTTCTGTACGGTCACCTGGTTCGCGGCACGCGGCGGTTTGTGATCGATGGGATCGAACCGTCGGATCGTCCCGAGGATTCGCTGCAGATGGAGTTGTTCGAATACGCTTACCATCGCGTGATGCGACAGGAACACGACTGGGTCGCTCGCGATCTGCTGCGTCAAGACTTCCGGCACTTTGCCGATCAAGTGACCGCCCACGCCTACAGCAACTCCGAAGCCGCCTGCCTGCTGTTGTGTACAACTCCCGAATCGATGCTCGATCAATTGATCGATCGCCCGCTAGCCAACGGCGATCTGGGAGCATTGGCCAACACGTTGATCTACATGGGCAAGATTCGCGACGGGCTGCAGATGCGGCGAGGTCTCTACATCGCCAAACATCGCGGCAGCCAGTGCGATGACAACGTGCGGTTGTTCGAGATCGATGAGGCCGGCCTGCAGCTATCGGCCGGCTAA
- a CDS encoding polyprenol monophosphomannose synthase yields MIDSPDKDEHGGAPVARVLVAVCTYNELDSLPELVAGIRAALPSADVLVVDDGSPDGTGEWAADKAGRDPWFTVIQRGRKLGLGSAIVAAMRHASDAGYDFLVNLDGDMSHDPVEIPKLVDVAHREQADVVIGSRYVPGGAIEGWPMSRLVISGLLNRVARIALGLQARDCSGAYRCYRVDTLDKVDLNRIRASGYAMLEEILWLLTHRDAKIVEIPIRFVNRVQGSSKLSLGEAVKSIAMLARIACSPRR; encoded by the coding sequence GTGATTGATTCGCCCGACAAGGACGAGCATGGCGGCGCGCCGGTGGCGCGCGTGTTAGTGGCTGTCTGCACATATAACGAACTGGACAGCTTGCCCGAATTGGTCGCTGGCATCCGCGCCGCCCTGCCGTCAGCCGACGTGCTGGTCGTCGACGATGGGTCGCCCGATGGGACCGGCGAATGGGCTGCCGATAAGGCGGGGCGCGATCCTTGGTTCACAGTGATCCAACGCGGTCGCAAGCTTGGCCTCGGCAGCGCGATCGTCGCTGCGATGCGGCACGCCAGCGACGCGGGTTACGACTTCCTGGTCAATCTCGATGGCGACATGAGTCACGACCCGGTCGAAATTCCGAAGCTTGTCGACGTCGCCCATCGCGAACAGGCCGACGTCGTGATCGGTTCGCGCTACGTTCCCGGCGGAGCGATCGAAGGCTGGCCGATGTCGCGATTGGTGATCAGCGGTCTGCTGAATCGTGTCGCTCGGATCGCCTTGGGGCTGCAAGCCCGCGACTGCAGCGGAGCGTATCGATGTTACCGCGTCGACACGCTCGATAAAGTCGATCTCAACCGGATCCGCGCCAGCGGGTACGCGATGCTCGAAGAGATCTTGTGGCTGCTGACCCATCGCGATGCAAAGATCGTCGAAATTCCGATTCGCTTCGTCAACCGCGTTCAGGGTTCGTCGAAGCTGAGTCTCGGCGAGGCGGTGAAATCGATCGCCATGCTGGCTCGCATCGCCTGTTCGCCGCGACGCTAA